The genomic DNA AAGAGAGCATCTCACTGCAGCTCCTTACCTTTGTGTAAATGATGATACACAGTTATTGagcactgtgtgtatgtgctgccatctagtgggcAAAATGGAACACCAACTTGTCTTCAGGATGTTGGTCCTTGCCTGTATGAAAGACTAAAAGAATTTAAACAACTGGCACTTCTGGTTCttgacaaactgaaaatatacacacacacttacatccATCAGCTATTTCACCATATCCATTGaaagacaattatttatttaatgttgctcacagtgagaatttgaatgaaaaaagtgagagatgtcagagacagttgcgacatatttaaaacacattttgtttatctATTTGGTTAAAAGTATCAACATCATCATTTGCACTTATTCTAAAGTGTTTCATGACTAACATTTcaatgtgataaaaaaatacTCAATTAAAATAGCTGTCTTataaacagacatttttacTCAATGTTGTGTGAACCTTTGGTATGTCCCAGTAgcaatatgttaaaaaaaaacagggggcTAAGGATGGAGCCCTGGGGAACACCAGAGGGTAGGGGGCTCGCCTAAGAGACTGTGGAAGTTACTTTGGAGATTTAAATCCAAACCAgccaaaatctgtttttttttctgattctcaGGTTTTAGGATTATCTAATATATAGAGTTTGAATTCAAGATTCATCTGCAGTAAGAAAAAATTTGGTTTTCATCTCCAAGCAGAGAAGAGTGTGAGGATCTCATTATGTAATAAAACACTTTAGTTAGCCTGATCAATTAGCCTGCAGTGtgaattgtgtttatttttgctacTGGCATAGCATGTAGGCAGTTGTTGTGAGTTTATATAGACTACAAATagtataaataaagacaaacgtCACCCAATTACATCcaatttgactgttttttaatacaaaacacACCTCTGAAGCAGTAGCCCAAATATGACCCTGTTGTTATGCACCATCTCCACTTTATTAAGTCAAGGTAAACACACTCTTGTATAAAGTTCTACTTAGCTATGATAGAACTGTGAAGGTGTGTTTTATTCAATTTGGATCAATGCCCAACGCTAAGAGCAACACACGATTAGATCAGGatttaaatgaaagtaaaaggttgtgtgtgtgtagtgtgtgtgtgtgtgtgtgtgtgtgtgtggtgtgtgtggtgtgtgtggtgtgtgtggtgtgtgtggtgtgtgtggtgtgtgtgtgtgtgtgtgtgtgtgtgtgtgtgtgtgtgtgtgtgtgtgtgtgtgtgtgtgtgtgtgtgtgtgtgtgtgtgtgtgtgtgtgtgtgtgtgtgtgtgtgtgtgtgtgtgtgtgtgtgtgtgtgtgtgtgtgtgtgtgtgtgtgtgtgtgtgtgtgtgtgtgtgtgtgtgtgtgtgtgtgtgtgtgtgtgtgtgtgtgtgtgtgtgtgtgtgtgtgtgtgtgtgtgtgtgtgtgtgtgtgtgtgtgtgtgtgtgtgtgtgtgtgtgtgtgtgtgtgtgtgtgtgtgtgtgtgtgtgtgtgtgtgtgtgtgtgtgtgtgtgtgtgtgtgtgtgtgtgtgtgtgtggttggcaTGAGTCTAACAGTGTATTGTGAGTTTGAATAGGCCTCAGTGTTAGTTGAGGGATTAGCATGAGAATGGTGTGTGAGTGCTGGAAGGTGTTCTGTCACTCTgcagctcgctctctctctctcagcttctcTCCTCTGAACACTCgactcctctcttctcctctttcaccttcatcttcatctttatcCTTCCTCTTCCCGTTCAGGAACAACATGGAGAATAACTACACCTTCCTGTACTTTGCTTATGGCAGTAACCTGCTGAAGGAGCGCCTTCAGCTGAAGAACCCGTCTGCCACGGTTCACTGTGTGGCCCGGCTCAAGGTACAGACTAACATCTGGACCATCAATGTTACGTCCTTTATGACCTGTACTCTCTCATACCGACTCATCTTATTACTCAGGAATATAAACTGGTGTTTGGGAACTATAAAGGCCTGGCAAGTGACCGGTGGCACGGCGGGGTGGCCACCATCGAGAAGAGCCCCGGAGACGAGGTGTGGGGGGTGGTGTGGAGGATGAACATGACAGACCTCGAGTCCCTGGACAGGTAAAGGGGTTTTCTTTTAGGAACTTCTACATGtctttcaaagttttttttgtgaaccTGAAATCTAccatatgtttgtgtttgtgtgcacacactcaGTCAGGAGAATGTGACATTGGGTGCGTACAGTCCAGTGGAGCTCCCAGTGAAGATTAAAGGACGGGAGCTCAGCTGTCGGACCTACATCATGAACAGCTGTGTGTACgctcctccatcacctcagtaCCTGCGGGTAAGACATACTCACCGCTTCTCAGTGCTTCAGTGTGTGATGCTtgaggaggctttttttttttacaagcagcTGTAATGACAAACACAGCAATCTTTTCAGATGTTTGAAAAGCGTGTTGCTATGATGATGGGGTGGCTGTGTCGTCGTCAATTAGTTCCCATTGCATGCAGTCACAGTTGATTTGTCCTTGATGTGGCAAGAcccttaaccccaaattgctccttcTACTACAtcagcggcgtgtgaatgtgtatgaatggattagttaatactgatggacactttacagaagaatgtgaatgtgtgcaggCACAGCAACACACGCAGAGATCCAGAGATTCACAGCTAAGTGCACAGACTCACCCTGAGAGATCAATTCTAAAATAAATGCCAAATAGCCCAGAAGAAGAGCAgacagtttgtaaaaaaaaaaaaaaggtaatttcaAAGCGCCTTCTACCTGCTTCTCcaaatccccctcctcctctctgagcgTAAATTGcactcaggtgtgcagcaggttgaGGGAAGAGGGAGAACCAGGAAGAGAGACATCAGGGCTGCATGTAACATCTGTCAAAAGTTTGGATTATAAGGACAAACTGTGCTGGTGAATACATTCCTAGATACTGTGTCTGCACAAGCACACATATAGCCTACATCTCAAGAACACTACAATTCTTACATTCTTAGTCCAGAGTCTTGTGAGAAATGCAAACGTTAACTGATCTTACCATGATAAAGTTTGGTGAGGTTGTAGGACCCAAAAGATGTGGTTGAAGCTCTGACCTTGTTGAATCCGCTcccttaaaatatataaaaataacatcTCACATTGAGTAAGAAAAACCAAGAACTGTGTTGAAATGCATCTGCTGCAGTTGGAAATTAGGCAAAACGCACATGAAAGAGAGCACCGGTGGGGTAAAGACAAGGCAGTTTTAAATTGAACTAATCTAAATGGATACACATGTGCAACCATAAGCATCATTTGTCTCAAAATGTCATCTCTAAAACAGGAAGAGAAGCTCCATAAATAGTGAAAGAAATAAGAAACTGGATGTGCATGGAGAgatgggaggagggaggaaaggtgGAGCAGAGGAGAATCCCCTACAAAAGTCAGCTTGGGTTTCTTGGACATGCACAGTTTCCCGGTAAAAATCATGTATGCAGAGGAAAGATAAACGCAAATCAGCCACACTTACCTCACCTTAAAGGTCTGTTCAGACCAAActtgaaaaataattttaaagcCAGTGTAGCTTTGCATATAGATATGAATTTGTGCTGCGCAAATTACATGTAGAAAAGACACCGATCGGTGTGCTTTGCATGTTTTGCAGTTCATATTTTATCACTCCAGTTTAAAATTTGCTCGTGAAGCCAATCAGTAAAATTCTCCTGAATTTCTTAGCTGCATGAAACCATCCAAAGTTCAATAAAGAATCATTTAAAAGATGTTATCCTTTCCTGCTTTGCACAAATCATGAATCACATTTTTGACCAATCTGCATTGTCCTGCTAATATTTTTTAACCATGTTACCTCAATATCTCCCTCTGTGGATCATTTAAgtattattatataattatcTTTTTAGATTTATATGACCTTTAAAGGCCCTCTCTCACGCTGTGTGATGTccaacatgttgttttaatgagCTTGTTCTGAATCAGGAAAACAAGAGAATCACTCCAACTGTCATTCTCTGTGTGAAGCATCTGGAAATACACTCCGTCTGTCACACCCCCATCACCTGACTCTGTTTTCTGCAGGTCACAACAGTGTGGAGGACACGCCCCCTCTGTCATGTTTTACACATCTGAACACCAGATTGTTCTTGTGCACATATTCCAAACAtgcctgaaagaaaaacagagcggCGTTGTGGTCGGAGCTCTGAGCTCTATAGTGGGCAGTGGTCCAGCAcattgttttcacacacactctgacacggGGTCCAGGAAAGACCACATTTGTCCTCTCTGCTCAGCGCTCCATCCTGTACAATCTTTTCCCTCCTGTCCAGGTCACACTACCGTACGGTCTGAATGTGATGTGGAAAGATCCTTTTAGTTTCTGACAGAAGACTACAGCTGGTGCTCAAAGGCTGCTGATGCACAGCTGGTCTGATCAAACCGTATGGAAGTTTAATTCACAGTTTATTGATATTCAAGCCAATATAGTAAACGTTTGAGATGAACTGTACTAGAATGAGTCGACAAAGGTCAACAAAACGCTGCTTGATTCAACAAATAACTTAACTGAAGACATTTcaacacagacattttttttctctactaAACTCAGCGTTGACCAGCGTCAGCTCAGCTGTGATGTAACTGCTTCATGTGCTGCAGTCACTGCTGAGATGTTTGTAAACCATGGAGTCAacgcgccctctgctggaaaaaaaacattatgacaCCTCTTCTACCACCACAAGCATTGTTATCTTCAATGTCAGTTATACCAGACAtattatggatggatggatagatggaggatgaatggatgaaaagGGGTAGGGGGTTGTGTTAGCATGGTAGGGGGAGTGGAAggtatgtgtgtacatgtatatgtgtgtgtatgtgcgtgtgtaggGTTTGTATCTGTAAATTCATGCCGGCAACCCTTGAAACTTTGTATAACTGTCATCCAAATGTAATATAGATTAGCTCTTTCAGTAAGCATGCTTtccatatatttttattgtattatgtattttattgaacGCTGTTTCAGGGACAGGCATTAGAAATTAGCATTAGCTTAAAATGCTGTGTTGCATTTTAAGCTAGTGCATTGGAAAATTGTTGTTCAGTTCTTCATTTGTACTGCATCTGTCCCTGCCAAATGAACCACAGACAAAAACGGAAGGATGGCTGGATGAACGACAGATGATTGGATGGATTGCTGGTTGGAAGATGGACAGATTCATGGATTGATTGACatattgattgatggattgactgattaatggatgaatggatacaCAGTTGATCGATGGttaatggaaggatggatggacgaacggacaaacaatcaaacaaatggGTGGGTGGATCGATAAATGGATCACCTTCTGTTTTATTcgattttgtttcatttgggGTAAAATCCTGAATCAACTGCTGCAAACACGTTTGGATTGAGTTCATTCCAATCTTCTACAGAAACTTTAACATAATGAGGCCAAAAACCTGCAGGACTTTCATTCTGTGAGAAGCTTTTGTGACTCAGGAGCCACCCCTGACTTTTTCAGAGTAACCAGAAAACGAACCTTCATTGTGCAtgttgttgtggatttttctgctGGTAatgaaagatctcaagtcaaagtcttttgtctctgtgtattttattgcatataataaaaagttattttgcaaaaggggtaatcagctgcaaaagtaacatcagtcacaagtgcatcaaagagTCCCGGGGCAGTCCCGattgcagagcatatttatactttcacagggtgtaggtattttgcatatacacgagtgatacatcgtcattggtttcagcttgccctagtgACTACGCCTTCTGCTAGTTTGCCTGGTGATTTATCTGTGCAAGCTTCTTTCTATAAGGTACCTGGTACGgaggaacaccaacagaaactcctttgtcagGAGGGCACTGATCTAGGGtcatgctgtacccagatcctgaggagtgttccagttggagatacagaccgaggccatacagagaaacagtttctaattgctaaatgacgcacgaacatcctaatcttttaaggtcagacgaaggcaacagacagatagtatttttccacGACAATGTTTGTACCATCCACTGGACTTTCACACAGATGTCTGGATTAACCTTCCTACTACCTCCAGCTATACTTAAAGCTGGCCGGTGCCCAATGTGGTGATCGATTGCCTGTGTTCAGTCCCAGGACTTCTCTGCTGGACACCAACAACCAGCGTCCTGTTTCAGCTGTGGATTCTACTGTTTCAAATTGACGATTTCTGATGCACTCTCAGGACTTTGGGATGATCATTACACTGACTGGCCCTCAactgtttcttgttttaaactATAGGCCAATAAACAGCACATACTTAAAAGGCTGagtttcatattaaaacaataactaGAGCAGAGAAATTAAGATTTCTGGCTGCTTTATTGAAGTTAAAGGGTGAAGAATAACTCTGGTTTTTGAACCCTCTGCAGGTGATAGTGATGGGCGCAGAGCAGAACGGCCTGCCCAAGGACTACCAGGAGAAGCTGAGAGCCATCAAGACCAACATGTATGAAGGTCCTCTGCCCATGATGAATGAACTGGATCGAATCAGGAGAGCCAAAGAGAAGGACCTCCAAGGCTGTGATGATGGCCGGGTCCAGGTCCACTTTCTCCTGTAGAAAAAGTCCTTAAAGCGCTGTGAGGAACCTTAAACTGTAGATTATGACGGAATCAGGAAGTAGTAATTTCTCAccacattatttaaaatattttaacccTTAGTGTCTTTAGgccctgacagaaattaataacttatgttctctgaaaaagaaacagagaaaatctgccatctgtagcagttgtaatgTAGTTGtcatgtaaaaacttcgaccaatgtctgccaagaggtaccaatctgatgaaccaatcacagccttcctgtctccctgctcgttctctaccccttgcgtgaaCTAGCCCACACAAGAGTAGAGTTTATACTGCGAGTTTACTTACCCCTGAATGAGACGACGgtgtttctacacaatgcaagcgatgagctgaggtccccTTCTGGTGcgacggcgctcgtgcatgttaGTGAGGGgccgtggcttttgagggagcacagaggggagggggtgtagacggagcactgaggggatgctactttcaaaatcatgctagttt from Labrus mixtus chromosome 11, fLabMix1.1, whole genome shotgun sequence includes the following:
- the ggctb gene encoding gamma-glutamylcyclotransferase, with product MRMVCECWKVFCHSAARSLSLSFSPLNTRLLSSPLSPSSSSLSFLFPFRNNMENNYTFLYFAYGSNLLKERLQLKNPSATVHCVARLKEYKLVFGNYKGLASDRWHGGVATIEKSPGDEVWGVVWRMNMTDLESLDSQENVTLGAYSPVELPVKIKGRELSCRTYIMNSCVYAPPSPQYLRVIVMGAEQNGLPKDYQEKLRAIKTNMYEGPLPMMNELDRIRRAKEKDLQGCDDGRVQVHFLL